The following coding sequences are from one Carassius gibelio isolate Cgi1373 ecotype wild population from Czech Republic chromosome B7, carGib1.2-hapl.c, whole genome shotgun sequence window:
- the frem1a gene encoding FRAS1-related extracellular matrix protein 1a: MTAKHRIYLSFLLVGLFQQIQGSLVKTNLGLKVKRGQSVFLQEEDLQFHIRRAKDACKLEVVLNEPITQRVGTLTPQVFNCHFLADEVKYTHNGCPILKEDTVKLRLYRFTETETYSELFSLHVEIMEPDCNVIKFGSQNLEVPEFDGLSNVLDGNVVSFHYEHRHNIECTVRVTTLETHLPVHGQLVTGEPEEPDGPRGDEPDSFVSLRRQLDNKARAHCKSDECLKGLKLLKITKVPCNDFLTMGIRYHHIDPPSPDIDYIAIRLDLTDTRSRSIIQSEQVWIPVTIKDAMPNQPPKPAFMSMFILEVDQFILTPISTATLDAEDDETPKQRLVFNITKAPSEGFITHLSDHTKPITSFTWTDLNDMMVSYQPPNSSHTQRRNYEVEFEVHDFYFEKSQPVIVHVSIRTADTNAPRVSWNMGLSLLEGQSRPITWDQFQIVDNDNLKAVKIITVDGLQHGRLTVKGGKGFMFTVKDIKDGVVRYHHDDSDTTKDYIVFRITDGLHQTRHKFPINILPKDDSPPFLITNMVLELSEGQTALLRGSILQACDLDSSDDYIMFNITRSPEAGEIMKMPGPGITGYPVTRFLQKDLFHSIIYYQHSGGEVFDDSFEVVLSDFHDPPNLSEPQVVVIEIQPVPDQPPQEAPGVTRHLVLNETDVIYLTKQQLHFVDLESPDSELTYTVTTPPFYSTTYSGSDAGRLFLVDSIPKFTKDPNAPMLRLFTQHAVNFMKVAYMPPILDIGPFPQHIQFVLSVTNQQGSTTAGICFNMTVLPEDNLAPEVRVKPLMVDEGGESWVSEDHMRLSDQDSLQDSLHVELKTGPQHGSIYLDGTAMSPGQTFTVRDLKSLKVRYRHDSSETEHDNIKFIATDGINTADFVLHVKVTLVNDEVPVLVPGLKPILVCAEGQEVLITIEYICATDPDSEDSTLMYMIARQPYHGVVQRNGIIVDRFIQADVTAGFISYRHTGQEIGLQPRHDVVTFVISDGESGPVPSCCSNRAPVFNAQPPEVQNALPVYDLNITVYPVNNQPPAIAVGEVFMVDEGGSASITVTHLRVEDQDSAPEDLNLILVTPPQFGYIENVLPSPGFEKSNMGISITSFTYRDVLNGHINYVQSRHQRMEPTSDQLMLHVSDGKQQSSSVPFYIIIHPTNDEIPEFLARNFTVREGDMKELDSSVISAVDLDVPRERLMFSIVQQPQHGSIMSVPHGNDVTLHKRGSETPVEHFTIDDLRNGMTLMYVHDDSESEQDGFIVQLSDGKHQLQKDVRVKVLPVNDEEPQIIRNSGIEMGAGESRLISSAVLSAHDKDTPSSDIIYVFESVPNHGVIQMKVGTDWVSVSAGMNCSQQVLEMNLLRYLHTGHPGAGAADFFVFHVFDGKNRSPAQHFHITVKELEKGEIALLVKPVRTSRGERVILTTDVLLAVDGTDKPEELLYVISVPPAHGHVEYIKHSGVQIQSFSQLDVAANLVCYVHDNRATSPKETLRFVVSNGISTRNGTLEIVVEMTDKVLPTLERNTGLRVPQGSSMSLSPDALFLSDPDSPHTALSFSVLQPPQYGLLLLKGRPLLAGSNFTQQNIQDLDVTYKHTGGASQIDRFRFTASDSTERGFLLDGKVHTEPIFFTLQIEALDCAAPQIAVLETLWKVELLKDGRYGIFISSRELKAQDLNSADADLIYHILRVPYFGYLENYTSGEFVRQRFSQKDLNRRNIVYIINSALDALTDSLEFTVSDALGNTGASHKLEFSWASVQLTRTEYVICESQGSISLTIQRKGNVQDSSYVTVQVKELTASAGKDFIPASSLIQFDPGVVSRVWKVEIVQDSLEEADEKFEVNLVSPVGAVLKDNSQATIFIKDTNGQCRESRFRADTGLQGREVDSGPYPPHGSIQVETLPFSQSYIRGDGDIIAQAPTATKKRLRVTGNGKVVQPSEIVRHGSDIIYKYHGIVSMAVEEDRADSGSDGKTQVTSWGQQRPPHARTVPHTNTRAAAQPVVTQPSSKPCTPELTGFLHYNDSSAQLLCCNGDSWRPWTPNNETVKAQKCPPGWTYHNDYCYILSAERKATWSAAARACRESYDGHLVSVLSKGVMGWLWDFSDRKPFWIGLNDRDSKGRWEWVGGEPVTYTNWRQTPPKNRKKGTRRCVLVWRKTKWQIRDCKKGKGHRYVCHIKM; the protein is encoded by the exons ATGACTGCAAAACACAGGATATATTTGTCTTTCCTCCTGGTGGGTCTCTTCCAGCAGATTCAGGGCTCTCTGGTAAAAACTAATCTTGGTCTAAAGGTGAAGCGAGGCCAGTCGGTCTTCCTGCAGGAGGAGGATCTGCAGTTTCACATCCGCAGAGCCAAGGACGCCTGCAAGCTGGAAGTtgtgctgaatgagcccattacaCAGCGGGTGGGCACACTAACCCCTCAG GTTTTCAACTGTCACTTCTTGGCTGATGAAGTGAAATACACTCATAATGGATGTCCGATTTTAAAAGAAGATACTGTTAAACTTCGTCTCTACAG ATTTACAGAGACAGAGACGTACAGTGAGCTGTTCTCTCTCCATGTTGAAATCATGGAGCCGGACTGTAATGTGATTAAGTTTGGATCACAGAATCTCGAGGTGCCAGAGTTTGATGGCCTCTCCAATGTTCTGGACGGCAATGTTGTGTCCTTCCACTATGAACACAGACATAATATTGAGTGCACAGTTCGGGTGACAACTCTGGAGACGCATCTACCTGTTCACGGTCAGCTAGTCACTGGGGAACCGGAGGAACCAGACGGGCCGAGAGGAGATGAACCTGATAGCTTTGTTTCTCTACGAAGACAGCTGG ATAATAAAGCCAGAGCTCATTGTAAGAGTGACGAGTGTCTAAAAGGTCTTAAACTGCTGAAGATCACCAAAGTACCATGCAATGATTTCCTAACGATGGGCATCCGTTACCACCACATTGACCCTCCGTCTCCAGACATAGACTACATCGCCATTAGACTGGACCTCACAGACACCCGCAGCAGGAGCATCATCCAG TCGGAGCAGGTCTGGATCCCAGTTACCATTAAGGATGCAATGCCCAATCAGCCGCCCAAGCCTGCTTTCATGTCCATGTTCATCTTAGAGGTGGATCAGTTCATCCTGACTCCTATCTCAACGGCAACGCTGGACGCAGAGGATGATGAGACGCCCAAACAGCGGCTGGTGTTCAACATCACTAAAGCCCCTAGCGAGGGCTTCATCACTCACCTGTCTGACCACACCAAACCCATCACCTCCTTCACATGGACGGATCTCAACGACATGATGGTCAGCTACCAGCCTCCGAACTCCAGCCACACACAGCGCAGGAACTATGAG GTGGAGTTTGAAGTGCATGATTTCTACTTTGAGAAAAGCCAGCCTGTGATTGTTCACGTGTCAATCAGGACAGCTGATACCAATGCGCCACGAGTATCATGGAACATGG GCCTCAGTCTGCTGGAAGGTCAGTCTCGTCCAATCACATGGGATCAGTTTCAGATTGTGGATAATGACAACCTGAAGGCAGTGAAGATTATCACTGTGGACGGCCTGCAGCACGGGAGACTAACGGTTAAAG GTGGAAAAGGTTTCATGTTCACTGTGAAGGATATAAAGGACGGTGTGGTTCGCTACCACCACGATGACAGCGACACGACTAAAGATTACATCGTCTTCCGCATTACTGATGGCTTGCATCAAACCAGACACAAGTTTCCCATCAACATCCTGCCCAAAGATGACAGCCCGCCCTTCCTCATTACCAATATGGTGCTGGAGCTGTCTGAGGGCCAGACGGCTCTTCTGAGAGGATCTATCTTGCAAGCCTGTGATTTGGACTCTAGTGATGACTACATCATGTTCAACATCACCAGATCTCCAGAAGCAGGCGAGATCATGAAGATGCCTGGTCCTGGCATCACAG GATATCCAGTGACCCGTTTTCTTCAGAAGGACCTGTTCCACTCCATCATCTACTATCAACACTCAGGCGGTGAGGTGTTTGATGACTCTTTTGAGGTGGTGCTCTCTGACTTTCATGACCCTCCCAATCTCTCAGAGCCTCAG GTGGTTGTGATTGAGATCCAGCCAGTCCCTGATCAGCCTCCACAGGAAGCCCCGGGTGTGACCAGGCACTTGGTGCTTAATGAGACAGATGTCATCTACTTGACCAAGCAGCAGCTGCACTTTGTGGATCTGGAGTCTCCAGATAGTGAGCTCACGTACACCGTCACCACCCCACCTTTCTACAGCACCACCTATAG tgGCTCTGATGCAGGAAGGTTGTTTCTGGTTGATAGCATCCCAAAATTTACCAAGGACCCAAATGCTCCAATGCTGAGACTTTTCACTCAG CATGCGGTCAACTTCATGAAGGTTGCTTACATGCCCCCCATCCTGGACATTGGACCGTTCCCTCAGCACATCCAGTTTGTCCTGTCAGTGACCAATCAGCAAGGCAGCACGACCGCTGGAATCTGCTTCAACATGACGGTTCTGCCGGAGGATAACCTGGCACCAGAG GTGCGTGTGAAGCCACTGATGGTGgatgaaggtggagagagctggGTGAGTGAAGACCACATGCGTCTGTCAGACCAGGACTCTCTACAGGACTCTCTGCACGTGGAGCTGAAGACCGGACCCCAGCATGGCAGCATTTACCTGGACGGCACAGCCATGAGTCCAGGCCAGACTTTCACAGTCAGGGATCTGAAAAGCCTAAAAGTTAG ATATCGCCACGACAGTTCTGAGACAGAACATGATAATATTAAGTTCATTGCCACGGATGGGATAAATACTGCTGACTTTGTACTACATGTCAAG GTGACACTAGTCAACGATGAGGTGCCAGTCCTCGTGCCAGGATTGAAGCCCATTTTAGTCTGTGCCGAGGGACAGGAAGTGCTGATCACCATAGAGTACATCTGTGCCACTGATCCTGACAGTGAAGACAGCACACTGATGTATATGATCGCCCGACAACCATATCACGGGGTGGTTCAAAGAAACGGCATCATCGTGGACCGCTTCATTCAAGCGGATGTAACGGCAGGCTTCATTTCCTACAGACACACAG GACAAGAGATTGGGCTGCAGCCACGTCATGACGTCGTTACGTTTGTGATCTCTGATGGAGAATCAGGGCCAGTTCCTTCCTGTTGCAGTAACAGAGCCCCTGTATTCAACGCACAACCACCTGAAGTACAGAACGCCCTGCCTGTCTACGACCTTAATATCACCGTTTATCCCGTGAACAACCAACCACCAGCTATAGCTGTCG GAGAGGTGTTTATGGTGGATGAGGGAGGGTCAGCCTCCATCACGGTCACCCATCTGAGAGTTGAAGACCAGGACTCTGCTCCAGAGGACCTTAACCTCATTCTGGTCACTCCGCCACAGTTTGGATACATAGAAAACGTCCTGCCCAGTCCAGGATTTGAGAAGAGCAACATGGGCATCAGTATCA CCTCTTTCACTTACAGGGACGTGTTGAATGGACACATTAACTATGTCCAGTCTAGACACCAGAGGATGGAGCCCACCAGCGACCAGCTCATGCTGCATGTGTCCGACGGGAAACAGCAGTCCTCTTCAGTCCCGTTTTACATCATCATCCATCCAACCAATGACGAGATTCCAGAATTCCTGGCCAGAAACTTCACG GTTCGGGAGGGAGACATGAAAGAGCTGGACTCATCTGTAATCAGTGCGGTGGACCTTGACGTTCCCAGAGAGCGTTTAATGTTTAGCATCGTCCAGCAGCCTCAGCACGGCTCCATCATGAGCGTGCCACACGGCAATGATGTCACACTTCACAAGCGTGGATCTGAGACCCCTGTGGAGCACTTCACCATAGACGACCTCAGGAATG GCATGACTCTGATGTACGTGCACGATGACTCTGAGAGTGAGCAGGATGGATTTATTGTTCAGCTCTCCGATGGGAAACACCAGCTCCAGAAAGACGTGCGAGTCAAAGTACTGCCTGTCAATGATGAGGAACCGCAGATTATACG GAACAGTGGGATTGAGATGGGGGCTGGGGAGTCCAGGCTGATCTCCAGTGCTGTGCTCAGCGCTCACGACAAAGACACTCCGTCCTCGGACATCATCTATGTGTTCGAGAGCGTCCCGAATCATGGTGTCATTCAGATGAAG GTGGGCACAGACTGGGTGTCTGTATCAGCAGGGATGAACTGCTCTCAGCAGGTTTTGGAGATGAACCTGTTGCGTTACCTTCACACCGGTCATCCCGGAGCCGGCGCTGCTGACTTCTTTGTCTTCCATGTGTTCGACGGCAAGAACCGCTCTCCTGCGCAGCACTTCCACATCACGGTCAAAGAGCTGGAGAAAG GAGAAATAGCATTGTTGGTGAAGCCCGTGAGGACGAGTCGTGGGGAGCGTGTGATCCTCACCACAGATGTCTTGCTGGCTGTAGACGGCACTGACAAGCCGGAGGAGCTTCTGTACGTCATCAGCGTACCTCCAGCACATGGACACGTGGAGTACATCAAACACAGCGGAGTGCAGATCCAGTCGTTCAGTCAGCTGGACGTAGCAGCAAACCTGGTGTGTTACGTACATGACAACAGAGCCACTTCACCTAAAGAGACCCTGCG GTTTGTGGTCAGCAATGGCATATCAACCCGCAACGGGACCCTGGAGATCGTAGTGGAGATGACTGATAAGGTTCTGCCCACACTAGAGCGTAACACCGGTCTGCGGGTTCCTCAGGGCTCCAGCATGAGTTTGAGCCCTGATGCCTTGTTCCTGTCTGACCCTGACAGCCCACACACTGCCTTGAGCTTCAGCGTGCTGCAGCCTCCTCAGTACGGTCTGCTGCTCCTGAAGGGACGGCCGCTGCTCGCTGGCAGTAACTTCACCCAGCAGAATATTCAGGATCTGGATGTTACATACAAACACACTGGAGGAGCTTCTCAGATCGATCGCTTCAGATTCACAGCCTCCGATAGCACCGAGAGAGGCTTCCTGCTGGATGGAAAAGTGCATACAGAGCCCATCTTCTTCACACTGCAA ATTGAAGCTCTAGACTGCGCCGCTCCGCAGATAGCAGTGCTGGAAACACTGTGGAAAGTGGAGCTCCTCAAAGATGGTCGTTATGGGATCTTCATTTCCTCCAGAGAGCTCAAGGCTCAGGATCTGAACTCAGCGGATGCCGATCTGATCTATCACATCCTCAGAGTGCCGTACTTTGGGTATCTGGAAAATTATACAAGTG GTGAGTTTGTGAGGCAGCGTTTCTCTCAGAAGGATCTGAACAGAAGGAATATTGTCTACATCATAAACTCTGCTCTGGATGCTTTAACTGACAGTCTGGAGTTCACTGTTTCTGATGCGCTGGGAAACACCGGAGCCTCTCACAA ACTGGAgttcagctgggccagtgtgcaGCTGACCAGGACTGAGTATGTAATATGTGAGAGTCAAGGGTCAATCTCACTGACCATCCAGAGGAAGGGAAATGTGCAAGACTCGTCTTATGTGACTGTACAG GTGAAAGAACTAACAGCATCTGCTGGAAAAGACTTTATACCGGCTTCATCTCTGATTCAGTTTGACCCAG GGGTTGTCAGTCGAGTATGGAAAGTAGAGATTGTTCAGGATTCTCTAGAGGAAGCTGATGAGAAATTTGAGGTTAATTTGGTCTCTCCTGTGGGTGCAGTGCTGAAAGACAACTCACAAGCCACCATCTTCATAAAGGACACAAATG GGCAGTGCAGAGAGAGCCGGTTTAGAGCGGACACTGGTCTTCAGGGCCGAGAGGTGGATTCGGGACCATACCCTCCACACGGCTCCATCCAGGTGGAGACTCTACCCTTCTCTCAGAGCTACATCAGAGGAGACGGGGATATAATAGCTCAAGCTCCCACTGCTACAAAGAAAAGACTCCGAGTCACTGGGAACGGGAAAGTG GTTCAGCCCTCTGAAATCGTTCGTCACGGATCTGACATCATTTACAAA TATCACGGTATTGTATCGATGGCGGTCGAGGAGGACCGCGCAGACTCGGGGTCTGACGGAAAGACACAGGTGACCAGCTGGGGGCAGCAGCGCCCTCCTCACGCCAGGACCGTCCCGCACACGAACACCAGAGCTGCTGCACAGCCTGTTGTGACTCAG CCGTCCTCCAAACCCTGCACCCCAGAGCTCACTGGCTTTCTGCATTATAACGACAGCTCGGCTCAGCTGCTCTGCTGTAACGGGGACTCCTGGAGGCCCTGGACCCCGAATAACGAG ACTGTGAAAGCACAGAAGTGTCCTCCAGGATGGACGTATCACAACGACTACTGTTACATACTGAGCGCCGAGCGCAAAGCCACGTGGAGCGCTGCGGCGCGGGCCTGCAGAGAGAG CTACGATGGACACCTGGTCAGTGTTTTGTCGAAAGGAGTCATGGGCTGGCTGTGGGACTTCAGTGACAGAAAACCCTTTTGGATCG GACTGAATGATCGTGACAGCAAAGGCCGCTGGGAATGGGTGGGTGGAGAGCCTGTCACTTACACCAACTGGAGGCAGACCCCTCCTAAAAACAGGAAGAAGGGAACGAGGAGGTGCGTCCTGGTCTGGAGGAAGACCAAGTGGCAGATACGAGACTGTAAGAAAGGAAAGGGCCACCGCTACGTGTGTCACATTAAAATGTGA